In Crinalium epipsammum PCC 9333, the following are encoded in one genomic region:
- a CDS encoding type II toxin-antitoxin system TacA family antitoxin has product MKTPQPSKNREKRTKSERLEARLTSVQKELLQHAAEIEGTTITDFVVRSAQAQARRVIEEHTRLQLSLEDSQAFVEALLNPPEPNARMIAAAAEYKRANASK; this is encoded by the coding sequence ATGAAGACTCCACAGCCCTCTAAAAACAGGGAAAAACGCACAAAATCAGAACGATTAGAAGCGCGTCTGACTAGCGTACAAAAAGAACTGTTACAACACGCGGCGGAAATTGAGGGAACAACAATAACAGACTTTGTAGTGAGAAGCGCCCAAGCACAAGCGCGTCGAGTAATAGAAGAACATACCCGCCTGCAACTAAGCTTAGAAGATAGTCAAGCATTTGTAGAAGCTTTACTGAATCCTCCTGAACCGAATGCTCGAATGATTGCTGCTGCTGCTGAATATAAAAGAGCGAACGCATCCAAATGA
- a CDS encoding type II toxin-antitoxin system MqsA family antitoxin — MQCVICKHGQTQVGLVTVTLERDNSIVIIKQVPADVCDNCGEYYLSDQIAEQVLQRAETAINNGAEVEIIRYAA, encoded by the coding sequence ATGCAATGTGTAATTTGCAAACATGGACAAACACAAGTAGGCTTAGTAACTGTTACATTAGAAAGGGATAATTCAATTGTAATTATCAAACAAGTTCCCGCAGACGTTTGTGATAACTGTGGGGAATATTATTTAAGCGATCAAATCGCTGAACAGGTATTACAAAGAGCCGAGACTGCTATTAATAATGGCGCAGAAGTAGAAATTATTCGATATGCAGCCTAA
- a CDS encoding DUF4258 domain-containing protein, which produces MNAQNLVFSRHAIQQMFLRRISKKEVDSVVAYGEVIEENPEDTPFPSYLLLDFVDGKPIHVVFSYDESTDTGYVVTAYIPDPNLWRNNFRSRR; this is translated from the coding sequence GTGAATGCTCAGAATTTAGTGTTTTCGCGTCATGCAATTCAACAAATGTTTTTGAGGCGAATTAGTAAAAAAGAGGTAGACTCTGTAGTTGCTTATGGAGAAGTCATAGAAGAAAATCCAGAGGATACGCCATTTCCTAGTTATCTATTATTAGATTTTGTTGACGGTAAACCAATTCATGTAGTGTTTTCCTATGATGAATCTACAGATACAGGATATGTAGTTACAGCTTATATTCCCGATCCGAATCTGTGGCGAAATAATTTTAGAAGTAGGAGATAA
- a CDS encoding beta-propeller domain-containing protein: MPDNSYKQNEYEARIAQLQEVLKSQQGLDLLIANVLKDKSKKVQQAAYWIIHGHKPDLANASEVRSPVDPVVFTDTISCVAISPDDQTIVGGSWKTIRLWNLKTGELINSFEAHSHWILSVAISPDGNILATASADQTIKLWNLKTGKLLHTLTKHSSWVLSVAISPDGKTLVSGSADKSIKLWDLNTGKFLRNLKEHSGAVCSIAISSDGETIVSGSTDQTIKLWNLSKGKLLRSLKEHSDAVQAVTIYPDNNTLVSGSRNGIINIWKGDSASSRKSGWNQMFMFILLAIISKVTTFGVALIGIPLLFIFRNLTGNRQKDLNLFPISNLKLAEDSLKYYSSINSLAISPYCELLAIGSDDQFIKIKNQYTESPINSNADSPTSVADGQTLITGSNSWVMIRNQKNQYTERSINSNSAFITSVAISADGETLVTGSNNWVMIWNLLTGEALHSLKGSSSRLSKIYLIPSQARIEFNQSQVFTVKGFDKNGQEFEIEEITWTATGETIDTNGLFVAAQTQGDFTVTATVETLSTFASVTVVEPPRLEKIVINPQQLKIDFGQSQRFTVQAFDQYENPFTIAQSRWFSSSGSIDNQGIFVASYQQEEVIITATVENISSSASVNVVEPPKLTKLLIYPQQIEMQPNQKQSFTIQGLDQRGQEINTGDIAWNATGGEIDQSGNFISAHNAKGNFIVTATAFDKNIKTFANISIPALLIGLEIEPKSVTLKPDQSVTFSIKAVDQQGDVIIPTQIDWQCTTGGWIDSNGTFVGGYKKREGNVTATVGKISDSAEVILLPVLRRLEIYPKNIKLQPNGRQTFTVTGFDQYGDQIAINGVDWSATDGTIYSDGTLIACDRDANITVTASLGNITSSAFVEVIEPARLTKLVISPQQVEITPDQFQSFTVRGLDQRSRDFYIGRVLWEATGGEIDQSGNFVAAHDAKGNFQVRAIALDQNLSISADVIVIPVLRRLEIFPKQLEIEPNERYEFTVKGFDQQGDVIEPRKVDWKCTAGGKINRQGIFIGGYQNRIVTVTATVGEKSASAQVTLLPVLTRLEIHPSRQIKLNPGETQTFTIRAFDQYGNPIETGRVFWEATGGEIDQNGVFTAANDAQGIFQVTATVTEKRSLKKKPKRLNFWFYFKLLVKIVSLLNKVSDNFLADQEDSFEATDTATEITDLSINVEDVIRKICIKLIFRLLSFIIRLGLNQLAATHSITVDITILAVSRRLDIPPNQVQIEPKTSSTSSTQINNLLTTDENFDKYDFSPELEDDFKGEIGEDNFLPELEDDFKGEIGEDNFYQNLKMILKEK, encoded by the coding sequence ATGCCAGATAATTCCTACAAACAAAATGAATACGAAGCAAGAATTGCCCAGTTACAAGAAGTTTTGAAATCACAACAAGGGTTAGACTTGCTAATTGCTAATGTTTTAAAAGATAAGTCAAAAAAAGTACAGCAAGCAGCTTATTGGATAATTCACGGACATAAGCCTGATCTTGCTAATGCTTCTGAAGTGCGATCGCCTGTAGATCCTGTTGTATTTACTGACACAATTTCTTGTGTTGCTATAAGCCCTGATGACCAAACTATTGTAGGTGGAAGCTGGAAGACAATTAGACTATGGAATTTAAAAACTGGGGAATTAATTAATTCATTTGAGGCGCATTCTCACTGGATTTTGTCTGTTGCTATCAGTCCTGACGGCAACATCCTTGCCACAGCCAGTGCCGATCAGACTATCAAATTGTGGAATTTAAAAACAGGAAAACTTCTTCATACGCTTACCAAGCATTCAAGTTGGGTTTTATCTGTGGCTATTAGTCCTGATGGAAAAACTCTTGTTAGTGGCAGTGCAGATAAAAGTATTAAGCTTTGGGATTTAAATACTGGGAAATTTCTCCGTAATTTAAAAGAACATTCAGGAGCAGTTTGTTCTATTGCCATTAGTAGTGATGGAGAAACTATTGTTAGTGGGAGTACGGATCAAACAATTAAACTATGGAACTTAAGCAAGGGGAAATTGCTCCGTAGTTTAAAAGAACATTCAGATGCAGTTCAGGCAGTTACTATTTATCCAGATAATAATACTCTTGTTAGTGGTAGCCGTAATGGAATCATTAACATTTGGAAAGGTGATTCTGCTTCTTCCCGTAAAAGTGGTTGGAATCAAATGTTTATGTTTATTTTACTCGCTATTATTAGTAAGGTTACAACATTTGGAGTTGCTTTAATTGGTATACCGTTGTTATTTATTTTCAGGAATCTAACAGGCAATCGCCAAAAAGATTTAAATCTGTTTCCTATCTCAAACTTGAAATTAGCAGAAGATTCATTAAAATACTACAGTAGTATAAACTCGCTTGCTATTAGCCCATATTGTGAGCTACTTGCTATTGGTAGCGACGATCAATTTATCAAAATAAAGAACCAATATACAGAAAGCCCTATTAACAGCAACGCCGATTCTCCTACGTCAGTGGCAGATGGGCAAACTCTTATTACTGGTAGCAATAGCTGGGTAATGATTAGAAACCAAAAGAACCAATATACAGAAAGGTCTATTAACAGCAACTCTGCTTTTATCACATCGGTAGCCATCAGTGCAGATGGAGAAACTCTGGTTACTGGCAGCAATAACTGGGTAATGATTTGGAACCTTCTGACGGGAGAAGCTTTGCATTCCTTAAAAGGTAGCTCTTCAAGGTTAAGCAAGATATATCTTATTCCATCACAAGCACGTATTGAATTTAATCAAAGCCAAGTTTTTACGGTTAAAGGATTCGATAAAAATGGTCAAGAGTTTGAAATAGAAGAAATAACTTGGACAGCTACAGGTGAAACTATTGACACAAACGGCTTATTTGTGGCTGCTCAAACTCAAGGAGATTTTACTGTTACAGCTACAGTTGAAACTCTCTCTACTTTTGCTTCCGTAACTGTAGTTGAACCACCACGACTAGAAAAAATTGTCATTAACCCTCAACAATTAAAAATTGATTTTGGGCAAAGTCAGCGTTTTACTGTTCAAGCTTTCGATCAGTATGAAAATCCCTTTACTATTGCCCAGAGCAGATGGTTTTCTAGTAGTGGAAGTATTGATAATCAAGGAATTTTTGTAGCTAGTTATCAACAAGAGGAAGTAATTATAACTGCTACTGTAGAAAATATCAGTTCCTCTGCATCTGTTAACGTAGTTGAACCGCCAAAGCTTACAAAACTGCTAATCTATCCTCAGCAAATAGAGATGCAGCCGAATCAAAAACAAAGCTTTACAATTCAAGGTTTAGATCAGCGCGGTCAAGAAATCAATACCGGAGATATAGCATGGAATGCCACAGGAGGTGAAATTGATCAAAGTGGTAATTTCATTTCCGCTCACAATGCTAAAGGTAATTTTATAGTCACCGCCACCGCCTTTGACAAAAATATAAAAACTTTTGCTAATATCAGTATTCCTGCTTTATTAATCGGCTTAGAAATTGAGCCTAAATCAGTTACCCTTAAGCCTGATCAAAGTGTCACATTTAGCATTAAAGCTGTCGATCAGCAAGGCGACGTAATTATTCCCACTCAAATAGACTGGCAATGTACAACAGGCGGTTGGATTGATTCTAATGGAACTTTTGTAGGTGGCTACAAAAAACGCGAAGGTAATGTTACTGCCACTGTCGGAAAAATTAGTGATTCTGCCGAAGTTATTTTACTGCCAGTTTTAAGAAGATTAGAAATTTATCCCAAAAATATAAAATTACAGCCTAATGGCAGACAAACGTTTACTGTCACAGGCTTTGACCAATATGGCGATCAAATAGCAATTAATGGGGTTGATTGGAGCGCCACAGATGGAACTATATACTCTGATGGTACTTTAATTGCTTGCGATCGCGATGCTAATATTACTGTCACTGCTAGTTTAGGCAATATTACTAGCTCGGCGTTTGTAGAAGTAATTGAGCCAGCCCGACTCACAAAGCTGGTAATTTCTCCGCAGCAAGTAGAGATCACACCTGACCAATTTCAAAGCTTTACAGTTCGAGGTTTAGATCAGCGAAGTCGTGATTTTTATATTGGGCGTGTTTTGTGGGAAGCAACAGGAGGTGAAATTGACCAAAGCGGTAATTTTGTTGCTGCTCACGATGCTAAAGGTAATTTTCAAGTGAGAGCGATCGCTCTTGACCAAAATCTTAGCATTTCTGCTGATGTAATAGTCATTCCTGTTTTAAGACGCTTAGAAATTTTCCCAAAACAATTAGAAATTGAACCTAACGAAAGGTACGAATTTACTGTAAAAGGTTTTGATCAACAAGGTGATGTAATAGAACCTAGAAAAGTAGATTGGAAATGTACAGCAGGAGGTAAGATTAATCGCCAAGGAATTTTTATAGGTGGTTATCAAAATCGTATAGTAACTGTAACTGCTACTGTCGGTGAAAAAAGTGCTTCTGCTCAAGTCACTTTGCTACCAGTTTTAACACGATTAGAAATTCATCCTTCAAGACAAATAAAACTCAATCCTGGCGAAACTCAAACTTTCACTATTAGGGCATTTGACCAATATGGCAATCCGATAGAAACTGGAAGAGTATTCTGGGAAGCTACTGGCGGTGAAATTGATCAAAATGGAGTTTTCACTGCTGCTAACGATGCTCAAGGTATTTTTCAGGTTACGGCTACTGTTACTGAGAAACGAAGTTTAAAGAAAAAGCCCAAACGCTTAAATTTTTGGTTTTATTTTAAATTATTAGTAAAGATTGTTTCTTTACTTAACAAAGTCTCTGATAATTTTCTTGCTGACCAAGAAGATTCATTTGAAGCGACAGATACAGCAACAGAAATAACAGATTTAAGTATCAACGTAGAAGATGTAATTAGAAAAATTTGCATTAAGTTAATATTCCGTCTTCTATCATTCATCATTCGCTTAGGTTTAAATCAGTTAGCAGCAACTCATAGCATTACTGTTGATATTACAATATTAGCCGTTTCAAGAAGGTTAGATATTCCTCCCAATCAAGTGCAAATTGAGCCAAAAACCAGTAGCACATCTTCAACACAAATAAATAATCTGCTAACTACAGATGAAAATTTCGATAAATATGATTTTTCACCAGAACTTGAAGATGATTTTAAAGGAGAAATAGGTGAAGATAATTTTTTACCAGAACTTGAAGATGATTTTAAAGGAGAAATAGGCGAAGATAATTTTTACCAGAACTTGAAGATGATTTTAAAGGAGAAATAG
- the pruA gene encoding L-glutamate gamma-semialdehyde dehydrogenase, giving the protein MVVQISKNTYETKTQEIAKQLLAATRENRSFFAKIGDQMRWDDKLLGWAMSNPGLRVQLFRFIDCLPALRSKAEIARHLQEYLGDESVELPAALKGMLNFANSDSMPGQLAATTVSTAVETLAHKYISGENINQVIKTVERLRKDKMGFTIDLLGEAVITEAEAQSYLNRYLELIEQLTDVAKKWSSVPIIDAADGEAIPQVQVSVKLTAFYSQFDPLDAKGSEEKVSDRIRILLRRAAELGAAIHFDMEQYKYKDLTLAILKKILMEEEFRTRTDIGVTLQGYLRDSLQDLQDLIAWAKQRAYPVSVRLVKGAYWDQETINSIQKDWKQPVYNDKAATDANFEKLTQLLLENHEYLYAAIGSHNVRSQAYAIAIAETLNIPKRRLEMQVLYGMGDKLAKALADRGYRVRVYCPYGELLPGMAYLIRRLLENTANSSFLRQNLEERPIEELLAPPVGNEQAVIEATRVFPNAADTDYAELKAREEAQQGFRIVRQQLGKTYYPLINGEYITTAETVNSVNPSNPDEIIGKIGQLSVEQAEEAIAVAKAAFPAWRKTPVRQRAGVLRKAAELMEQKRHELSAWMVLEVGKPLREADGEVSEAIDFCRYYADEMERLDQGYIYDIAGETDRYIYQPRGVAVVISPWNFPLAIAVGMTVAALATGNCTLLKPAEVSSVIAAKFSEILIEAGVPKGVFQFVPGKGSKVGNYMVNHPDVHIIAFTGSQEVGCRIYADAATLKPGQKHMKRVIAEMGGKNAIIVDESADLDQAVAGVVQSAFGYSGQKCSACSRVIVLDPVYDTFVERFVEATRSLNVNIAEAPGTQVGPVIDSNARDRIREYIETGRKESQVALEMSAPDNGYFIGPVIFKDVPPDATIAQEEIFGPVVAVIRANNFDEALDIANSTNFALTGGLYSRTPSHIQTVSTELEVGNVYINRGITGAIVSRQPFGGFKLSGVGSKAGGPDYLLQFLEPRVITENIQRQGFAPIEGVD; this is encoded by the coding sequence GTGGTTGTACAAATATCCAAAAACACCTACGAAACCAAAACTCAAGAAATTGCCAAGCAACTTTTAGCAGCTACGCGGGAAAATCGCTCCTTTTTTGCCAAAATTGGCGACCAAATGCGCTGGGATGATAAGTTACTCGGATGGGCGATGAGTAACCCTGGTTTACGAGTGCAATTATTTCGCTTTATTGACTGTCTCCCTGCGTTACGCAGCAAGGCGGAAATTGCTCGTCATTTGCAAGAATATTTAGGTGATGAGTCCGTTGAACTTCCCGCAGCATTAAAGGGTATGCTAAATTTTGCTAACTCTGATTCTATGCCGGGACAGTTAGCTGCTACAACTGTATCAACAGCCGTAGAAACTTTAGCGCATAAATATATTTCTGGGGAAAATATTAACCAAGTAATTAAAACAGTTGAGCGGTTGCGTAAAGATAAGATGGGTTTCACCATAGATTTATTAGGTGAAGCGGTAATTACGGAAGCTGAGGCGCAATCTTATTTAAACCGCTATCTGGAATTAATTGAGCAACTTACTGATGTAGCGAAAAAGTGGTCATCAGTACCCATTATTGATGCTGCTGATGGGGAAGCTATACCACAAGTGCAAGTATCTGTCAAGTTAACGGCGTTTTATTCCCAGTTTGACCCGTTGGATGCTAAGGGAAGTGAGGAAAAAGTAAGCGATCGCATCCGCATTTTACTACGTCGCGCTGCCGAGTTAGGTGCTGCTATCCATTTTGATATGGAACAGTATAAATATAAGGATTTAACTCTTGCTATCCTCAAAAAGATATTGATGGAAGAAGAGTTTCGCACCCGTACAGATATTGGTGTAACTCTACAAGGTTATCTGCGCGACAGTCTGCAAGATTTACAAGATTTAATTGCATGGGCGAAACAACGCGCTTATCCTGTAAGTGTGCGCTTAGTTAAAGGTGCATATTGGGATCAAGAAACAATTAATTCAATTCAAAAAGATTGGAAACAACCTGTATATAACGATAAAGCGGCGACAGATGCTAATTTTGAAAAACTCACACAATTGTTGCTAGAAAATCACGAGTATTTATATGCTGCAATTGGGAGTCATAATGTGCGATCGCAAGCTTATGCTATAGCTATAGCAGAAACCCTTAATATCCCCAAACGCCGCTTAGAAATGCAAGTGCTTTACGGCATGGGTGATAAACTAGCAAAAGCATTAGCAGATCGTGGTTATCGCGTTAGAGTTTATTGTCCTTATGGTGAATTATTACCAGGGATGGCTTATTTAATTCGCCGTTTGTTAGAAAATACTGCTAATAGTTCCTTCTTGCGACAAAATTTAGAAGAACGTCCCATAGAAGAATTATTAGCACCCCCAGTAGGAAATGAGCAAGCAGTAATTGAAGCTACAAGAGTATTTCCTAACGCTGCGGATACAGATTATGCTGAACTCAAAGCCAGAGAAGAAGCGCAACAAGGTTTTCGCATAGTTCGCCAACAATTAGGAAAAACCTACTATCCTTTAATTAATGGGGAATATATCACCACAGCAGAAACAGTAAATTCTGTTAACCCTTCTAACCCTGATGAAATTATTGGTAAAATTGGACAGCTTTCTGTAGAACAAGCAGAAGAAGCTATTGCAGTAGCAAAAGCAGCATTTCCTGCATGGCGGAAAACTCCAGTAAGACAACGCGCTGGTGTATTGCGAAAAGCAGCAGAATTAATGGAACAAAAGCGCCATGAGTTATCAGCTTGGATGGTATTAGAAGTTGGTAAACCTTTGCGCGAAGCAGATGGAGAAGTTTCTGAAGCGATAGATTTTTGTCGCTACTACGCTGACGAAATGGAACGGTTAGATCAAGGATATATATATGATATAGCTGGGGAAACTGACCGTTATATCTATCAACCGCGTGGTGTTGCTGTTGTTATTTCTCCCTGGAATTTCCCCTTAGCTATTGCAGTAGGGATGACAGTTGCAGCATTAGCGACTGGTAACTGTACTTTACTCAAACCTGCGGAAGTTTCTTCGGTAATTGCTGCTAAATTCAGCGAAATTTTGATAGAAGCTGGAGTACCAAAAGGGGTATTTCAGTTTGTACCAGGGAAAGGTTCTAAGGTTGGCAATTACATGGTTAACCATCCTGATGTGCATATTATTGCTTTTACTGGTTCTCAAGAAGTAGGTTGTCGCATTTATGCAGATGCAGCAACTTTAAAACCAGGACAAAAACACATGAAGCGAGTAATTGCAGAGATGGGTGGTAAGAATGCAATTATTGTCGATGAAAGTGCAGATTTAGATCAAGCAGTTGCGGGTGTTGTGCAGTCCGCATTTGGTTATAGTGGGCAAAAATGTTCTGCTTGTTCGCGGGTAATCGTTCTCGATCCTGTATATGATACCTTTGTGGAGCGGTTTGTGGAAGCTACGCGATCGCTCAACGTGAATATTGCAGAAGCGCCAGGTACACAAGTAGGACCTGTAATTGATAGTAACGCACGCGATCGCATTCGTGAATACATCGAAACCGGGCGCAAAGAATCACAAGTAGCATTAGAAATGTCTGCACCAGATAACGGTTACTTTATTGGTCCCGTAATCTTCAAAGATGTACCACCCGATGCTACGATTGCCCAAGAAGAAATTTTTGGTCCAGTCGTTGCTGTCATTCGCGCTAATAATTTCGATGAAGCTTTAGATATTGCCAACAGCACAAACTTTGCGCTTACTGGTGGTTTATATTCCCGCACACCTTCTCACATCCAAACAGTATCAACTGAATTAGAAGTTGGTAACGTTTATATTAATCGAGGTATCACAGGCGCAATAGTATCGCGCCAACCTTTCGGTGGGTTTAAACTTTCTGGTGTTGGTTCCAAAGCTGGTGGCCCCGACTACCTGTTACAATTCCTAGAACCGCGTGTAATTACAGAAAATATCCAGCGTCAAGGATTTGCACCAATTGAAGGAGTAGATTAG
- a CDS encoding GNAT family N-acetyltransferase, translated as MSELIIKIAELPLEFPAIKKIRKAVFQLEQGIDSTLDFDGEDEKHEHILAYLDDQPVGTARIKYLDNKTAKIERLAVLSEVRGQGIAKKIMASALDFLTQKGFIKVLIHAQEYVKGLHEKLGFEQVGEIFEEAGIPHVKMIKMIE; from the coding sequence ATGAGCGAATTAATTATTAAAATAGCTGAACTGCCGTTAGAGTTTCCGGCGATTAAAAAAATCAGAAAAGCAGTTTTTCAATTAGAACAAGGCATTGATTCAACATTAGATTTTGATGGCGAAGATGAAAAGCATGAGCATATATTGGCTTATTTAGATGATCAACCCGTCGGAACTGCTAGAATTAAATATCTGGACAATAAAACAGCAAAAATAGAAAGACTTGCGGTTTTGTCTGAGGTTAGAGGGCAAGGAATCGCTAAGAAAATAATGGCAAGTGCTTTAGATTTTTTAACTCAAAAAGGGTTTATAAAAGTATTGATTCATGCCCAGGAATATGTAAAAGGTTTGCATGAAAAGTTGGGCTTTGAACAAGTGGGAGAAATATTTGAGGAAGCTGGTATTCCTCATGTAAAGATGATAAAAATGATTGAATAA
- the mnmE gene encoding tRNA uridine-5-carboxymethylaminomethyl(34) synthesis GTPase MnmE: MFVQGETIAAIATAVVPQQGSVGIVRVSGAEAIAIAHAIFHAPGNQPWESHRILYGNVRHPQTRQLVDEALLLIMQSPRSYTREDVVEFHCHGGIMPVQQVLQLCLEQGARLATPGEFTLRAFLNGRLDLTQAESIADLVGAQSPAASQAALAGLQGKLAQPIRRLRMEALDILAEIEARIDFEEDLPPLDEPAITAQIEHILAEVSLILATADQGELLRSGLKVAIVGRPNVGKSSLLNAWSRSDRAIVTDLPGTTRDVVESQLVVKGIPVQVLDTAGIRDTVDVVEKIGVERSRLTAQAADLVILTIDAQAGWTSGDQQIYEQVQQRPVILVINKIDLVQDISQLSLPTQIQQIVHTAAAHNQGIDTLENAIIGAVQSGNLQAANLDIAINQRQAAALTRTKISLEQVQATIANQLPLDFWTIDLRGAIQALGEITGEEVTESVLDKIFSRFCIGK; encoded by the coding sequence ATGTTTGTGCAAGGTGAAACTATAGCGGCGATCGCAACGGCTGTTGTACCGCAACAAGGTAGTGTGGGAATTGTGCGGGTATCTGGCGCAGAAGCGATCGCGATCGCTCATGCTATCTTTCATGCGCCTGGAAATCAACCCTGGGAAAGCCACCGCATTCTTTATGGAAATGTACGTCATCCACAGACAAGGCAGTTGGTGGATGAAGCTTTGTTATTAATTATGCAATCGCCTCGCTCATATACCCGCGAGGATGTTGTAGAGTTCCATTGTCACGGTGGAATTATGCCTGTGCAGCAGGTGTTGCAATTATGCTTAGAACAAGGTGCAAGATTAGCAACACCAGGAGAATTTACGCTGCGGGCGTTTCTCAATGGACGTTTAGATTTAACTCAAGCAGAAAGTATTGCTGATTTGGTAGGGGCGCAAAGTCCAGCAGCATCCCAAGCGGCGCTTGCAGGTTTGCAGGGTAAATTAGCTCAACCAATTCGGCGCTTAAGGATGGAAGCTTTAGATATTTTGGCAGAAATTGAAGCCAGAATTGATTTTGAGGAAGATTTACCGCCTTTAGATGAGCCAGCAATTACAGCCCAAATTGAACATATTTTGGCAGAGGTAAGTTTAATTTTAGCAACAGCAGATCAAGGGGAATTGCTACGCAGTGGTTTAAAAGTGGCGATAGTTGGTCGTCCGAATGTGGGAAAATCAAGTTTATTAAATGCTTGGAGTCGTAGCGATCGCGCAATTGTAACTGATCTTCCTGGTACTACCCGCGATGTGGTGGAATCTCAGTTAGTAGTTAAAGGTATCCCTGTGCAAGTTTTGGATACTGCTGGGATTCGAGATACTGTGGATGTAGTGGAAAAAATCGGAGTAGAGCGATCGCGTTTAACTGCCCAAGCAGCAGATTTAGTCATACTTACGATAGATGCCCAAGCTGGTTGGACAAGTGGCGATCAACAGATTTATGAGCAAGTACAGCAACGCCCTGTAATCTTAGTAATTAATAAAATTGACTTGGTGCAAGATATTAGTCAATTATCTTTACCAACTCAAATTCAGCAAATTGTACATACGGCTGCTGCCCATAATCAAGGTATTGATACTTTAGAAAATGCGATTATTGGTGCTGTACAAAGTGGTAATCTGCAAGCAGCTAATTTAGATATTGCGATTAACCAAAGGCAAGCGGCGGCATTAACGCGGACTAAAATTTCTTTAGAGCAAGTACAAGCAACAATTGCTAATCAATTACCCCTCGACTTTTGGACAATTGATCTACGGGGTGCAATTCAAGCTTTAGGAGAAATTACAGGTGAAGAAGTGACGGAATCTGTATTAGATAAAATTTTTAGTCGATTTTGTATTGGGAAGTGA